The Fusarium oxysporum f. sp. lycopersici 4287 chromosome 1, whole genome shotgun sequence DNA segment TACGTGTGTACCAGAGTGGCTCAGCTTTGCCTCCTCTGCTTCCCTTTCACATGACATTAATCAATTGCACATGACGTTCGTTTGCGGCCTTTGACAGAGAGTGGGTCGGCTTAACGGAGATCCTAAGTGTGGGGAGGATTAGTTAGACAGGGGTCTTGAAGGCATGGATCTCATGACCTCTTTTTGATGGTTCAGCGCTAAATCATTCCTCGAGTCCTATCTATGGAGACATTAATCTGGGGTTATGAGACAGAACCTtattgctgaagatgaatGCAGATATCTGTCTTACTAAGGAATGAGGAGAAATGGATTTGTGGGTATCACGATGCAGTATTCTGAAGAAGTTTGGTGATGAGTTTACACCAAAACAAACGGAGTACAATTCGTAAGGCATAGATAGCAAAGTGATCATAAAATACAGCAATAGACGCATTTCCAGCAATGAATCACTACAGCTTTGGCCTGGCAATATCAACGGGCGTCCACCAAGGGTAGATTTTGGGCGCATTCTTGTCCATAGTCCCCGTAAAATCCggcttcctcttctgcaaGAAGCTATTCATTCCCTCTTTCGCATCCTTACCTGTGAACAAGTCCCAAAATATCTTGCTCTCAAGTAAATGCGCCTCCTCAGGCGACGAGGCTCCCCTGTAGATCATGTCCTTCATTACTCGCGCAGAAACACCACTTACATTGGCCGCTATCTCATCCGCGATCCTGAGCGCTGTGGGAAGAACCTCTTCAGGTGCGACAATCTCACTGAAGAGACCGTCAAAGAGCTTGTGAGTGGCAGGGTAGACAGCGCCAGTGGTGGTGAGGTGGAGTGCACGGCTGGTTCCTATGAGGCGTGGGAGGAAGAAACTGCTGCATGCCTCCATGCTGAAACCACGGCGACCAAACACAAAGCCAATCTGGGCGTCGCGGCTCACAACGCGGATGTTGGCGCCGAGAGTCATTGTGATACCCACGCCAACAGCAGAGCCATTGATAGCGACGATAACAGGCTTGTTGCAGCGATACATAGGTAAAGTGACAATACCACCCGAGTCGCGATGATCAGCGGCGTCTTTCCCCAGCGCATGCTCCTCATTGAAGTCCATGCCCGCGCAGTACATGCGGTTCTTTGGATCCGACGAAGTGAGAACTATAGCGCGAACGCGAGGATCGACGGAGAGTGTGTTGAGCGCATGGGAGAGCGAAGCCGCCATTGTGTCGGTGAATGCATTACGGGCTTCAGGACGGTGAAGCTTTATGACTATGACATGTGTGACTTCTTTGGAAGAGGGGGGATGATGGAAGAGCTGCAGGGTTGGGAGGTTGAGGGTTGCATAGCTGTCGGGGAGCGAAGGCGATGCCATTGCGATTATTGGTATTGTGAGTAATAAACGAGGTATGAATGAGTGAAGCTGAGGTCAGGACGATGTTAATTCAGAGTGCGACGGATTGATTGGGCTTCTTCAGTTGAGCCGCGGAATGGTGACAACGTCTCTTGACTCACAAGATCGAACCGAGGTGCAAGCTAAATAAGCCTAGAAGCGTTGAGTGGGTGTCGCTTGATTATCCCCGGTATCTGTATATTATTCCTAGCTTCTCAAGAGTAAAATAGAGTATGTAAATGAAtgaaagatgatgatgtgagAGCATGTGAATGCTAGTATCACATGTAAGGTTATTGGTCTATGTTCAAGCTAGAGATCGTCagtgtcatcatcaagcgGCTTGGATTCCGCACGCTGCTGTCTTGACGAGAACCAAAAGCAGCATTTGTTCAGAACGTGTCAACTTAGAGAATATGAACAGGATTATTTTGAAATGTCTATCCAACCTATGCCCTCGGCTGCTCTCATTGATCCTTATCATATGTGCTTATTCCAAAGTCCAGGATAGCAGGATAAGGTACAAATGGGTTTGAAGGCCGTCTTTGAGTGATGTGTCCTGTTGGTGCTCTTGCTTGttcttatataatctatCTATGAATTATATACTGAGTCCACCAATGTAGTAGTATTTGAACTTTCTGCATATTTTATCATAATACATGAATATTATTACGTGTTGCAAGTTCATCGTCAAGCAATTATCAGCTTGCACAGTTAACATCACAGTGCTGAACACTCTTCATACTGTACATCAATGACTAATCCCCTGGTTGACCAGCCAAAAAAAACTCCGGAAGCCCAGATTAACCAGCAATGCAAAAGTCTCTCCACAAGCTCCAAGTTTTAGTTGAGCCGTTCTGACCAAAGACGCAGACACAAGAGACTATGCTGTCTGGAGTATTGAATCATGGTCTATCAATGGGAACCACACAAAGATGTGTGCTACCAACTTTATATCAATGAGCGTCGGTCCCTCGAGGACATCATGGTGCACATGAAGAATGTTTATCAGTTCACGCCGAGGTAAGTGCTCAGTGTAAGTGACCGCTCTTCTCGACTTACACGACCCATTTCAGCAAACGCGCTTTTCAAGTTCAGTTTAGTCGATGGAAGTTTCCTACAAAACAAAGACTAAAACATAAGGATGATCGACTTGTGAAGCGCATCCATGAGCTATGGAAGAGAAATGTCCCTCAAAGTGAAATGCTTCGAATCCTTACTGATGAGGATGGCTTTGACATCAATTCCCGTGAACTCATGAGAGTGCGTGCCCGCAATCGTTGGCTCCTTAGAGTTCGAAATGGTGACCGAGCAAGAtctggtgatgctgagcctgatgatgagaatctTGAGAACGATACTTCACTAGACGACGGAGACGTGACCACTCTACTGCCTGACCAAGAACCCAGAGATCTTGACCATCCAACACCATATGCTCCTGAAAACTCAGTGCAAGAAGATCCCAACTCTGTCCCAACAACGCCCAAACCACGCAAGATTAGCAAAAGACAAAGCCGAAGAAATCGTCAACATCTCACTGAATCAGAGCACATCGTCCGTTTCCCATCTGAAATGACCTTGAACGATTCCAAAGAAGCCCTCGGTCTCGATGCGACCACTTATGCAGAAGCTCGCGAGTGTTTTGCTCGAATCTGTCAAGA contains these protein-coding regions:
- a CDS encoding enoyl-CoA hydratase, whose product is MASPSLPDSYATLNLPTLQLFHHPPSSKEVTHVIVIKLHRPEARNAFTDTMAASLSHALNTLSVDPRVRAIVLTSSDPKNRMYCAGMDFNEEHALGKDAADHRDSGGIVTLPMYRCNKPVIVAINGSAVGVGITMTLGANIRVVSRDAQIGFVFGRRGFSMEACSSFFLPRLIGTSRALHLTTTGAVYPATHKLFDGLFSEIVAPEEVLPTALRIADEIAANVSGVSARVMKDMIYRGASSPEEAHLLESKIFWDLFTGKDAKEGMNSFLQKRKPDFTGTMDKNAPKIYPWWTPVDIARPKL